The genomic interval GGCAGGAGGCAGCGAGTTAATATCGTAGGGGGTGGAGGATTGAGGGATTTTAGACAGCTAAAAATTATCTAATGGTGGAGGTCCGATATGGCGTATGTCATCTGTGAGCCCTGCATCGACGTGATGGACAAGTCCTGCGTCGAGGTCTGCCCCGTCGACTGCAT from Dehalococcoidia bacterium carries:
- a CDS encoding ferredoxin, with translation MAYVICEPCIDVMDKSCVEVCPVDC